From Rickettsia endosymbiont of Ceutorhynchus obstrictus, a single genomic window includes:
- the rplQ gene encoding 50S ribosomal protein L17 — protein MRHKIKGRKLNRTSSHRQAMFANMAVALVMHEQIQTTLPKAKELRPYVEALVTKARNTNLATRRSVLAKIKDKVAVEKLINVLGKRYSNRPGGYTRIIKAGFRYGDLAPLAYIEFVDRDVNAKGSTNHNIDTQKDIKNK, from the coding sequence ATGCGACATAAAATTAAAGGTAGAAAGCTTAATAGAACTAGTAGCCATAGGCAAGCAATGTTTGCTAATATGGCTGTAGCGCTTGTTATGCATGAGCAAATACAAACAACGCTGCCGAAAGCTAAGGAATTAAGACCTTATGTGGAAGCTTTAGTAACTAAGGCTAGAAATACTAATTTAGCAACCAGAAGAAGTGTATTAGCTAAGATAAAAGATAAGGTCGCGGTAGAAAAGCTAATTAATGTCTTGGGAAAAAGATATAGTAATAGACCCGGTGGCTATACTAGAATAATAAAAGCCGGTTTTCGTTACGGTGATTTAGCTCCTCTAGCGTATATTGAATTTGTTGATAGGGATGTGAATGCTAAAGGCAGCACAAATCATAATATTGATACTCAAAAAGATATTAAAAATAAGTAA